One part of the Pseudoliparis swirei isolate HS2019 ecotype Mariana Trench chromosome 6, NWPU_hadal_v1, whole genome shotgun sequence genome encodes these proteins:
- the wash1 gene encoding WASH complex subunit 1 isoform X2 — protein sequence MVMMAQKHCLEGQVYSVPLIQSDLRREEAIHQIADTLLYLETISTDIFRRVSDSVEKNRRQLQRVTDRIRLAQARVNKIKGSKKATKVFSSAKYPAPDRLQDYSSIFIEAIDPSSQNRPRQRIQNKLRPFDEKALQEKLLYFPVCVSKKKKSEDETEEGLGSLPRNISSVSSLLLFNTTENLYKKYVFLDPLAGAVTKTHRTLETEKEEKPFDAPLSITKREQLDRQTAESYFYVPDLGQVPEIDVPSYLPDLPGIADDLSYSADLGPGFAPSGPTHYIPDLPTFAEESDAHASQLQSSVPPPPPPPPPPEPALAPAIPAGAPPPPPPPPPLPVDGPTEVSRAPSSGPVSRASTGASVPPDGRANLLESIRNAGGIGKAKLRDVQERKMEKKKQKEQEQAVGAASSGGDFMSDLFNKLSMRRKGISGKGPAGGDTGETPSGTSGAFARMSDVIPPLPAPHATTDDDDWEA from the exons ATGGTCAT GATGGCCCAGAAGCACTGCCTGGAGGGCCAGGTGTACTCCGTGCCTCTCATCCAGTCAgacctgaggagagaggaggctatCCATCAGATAGCAGACACATTACTCTACTTGGAGACCATCTCGACGGATATCTTCAGAAG GGTGTCTGACAGTGTAGAGAAGAACCGCCGCCAGCTGCAGCGTGTAACTGACCGGATCAGACTCGCTCAGGCCCGTGTCAACAAGATCAAAGGCAGCAAGAAGGCCACCAAG gTCTTCTCCAGTGCCAAGTACCCGGCTCCAGATCGACTTCAGGATTACTCATCTATTTTTATTGAGGCTATAGACCCTTCCTCACAAAATCGTCCCCGACAAAGGATACAGAATAAACTCAGACCCTTTGATGAGAAGGCCTTGCAG GAGAAATTGCTGTATTtcccagtgtgtgtgagcaagaagaagaagtctgagGATGAGACGGAGGAGGGGCTCGGCAGTCTGCCACGCAACATCTCATCCGTCAGCTCACTGTTGCTCTTTAATACTACAGAGAAcct ATATAAGAAGTATGTGTTCCTTGATCCTCTGGCGGGAGCAGTGACAAAAACTCACAGAACACTCGagacagaaaaagaagagaagcctTTTGATGCGCCGTTGTCCATCACAAAGAGGGAACAACTGGATAGACAG ACGGCAGAGTCTTATTTCTATGTGCCAGACCTGGGTCAGGTGCCCGAGATAGATGTGCCATCCTACCTGCCTGACCTTCCAGGCATCGCAGATGACCTCTCTTACAGCGCCGACCTCGGACCCGGCTTTGCCCCATCAGGACCCACACACTACATCCCTGATCTGCCCACTTTTGCCGAGGAGAGCGATGcacatg CTTCTCAGCTCCAATCTAGtgttccacctcctccaccacctccccctcctcctgagcctgCCCTCGCTCCTGCCATTCCTGCAGgagctccccctcctcccccgcctcctccgcctcttccTGTTGACGGCCCCACAGAAGTCTCACGAGCACCAAGCTCAG GCCCGGTGTCTCGTGCTTCCACCGGTGCGTCTGTGCCGCCGGACGGCCGTGCTAATCTCCTGGAGTCCATCCGCAACGCCGGAGGCATCGGCAAGGCCAAGTTACGCGACGTCCAAGAGCgcaagatggagaagaagaaacagaaagagCAAGAGCAAG CAGTGGGAGCAGCATCTAGTGGTGGAGACTTCATGTCTGATCTCTTCAACAAACTCTCCATGCGAAGGAAAG GCATATCTGGTAAGGGTCCAGCCGGTGGGGATACAGGGGAAACTCCCAGTGGTACTAGCGGTGCATTTGCCAGGATGTCGGATGTCATCCCACCACTTCCTGCTCCACATGCGACAACAGACGATGATGACTGGGAAGCTTAA
- the wash1 gene encoding WASH complex subunit 1 isoform X1, producing the protein MIINVFCSVLSHTRMAQKHCLEGQVYSVPLIQSDLRREEAIHQIADTLLYLETISTDIFRRVSDSVEKNRRQLQRVTDRIRLAQARVNKIKGSKKATKVFSSAKYPAPDRLQDYSSIFIEAIDPSSQNRPRQRIQNKLRPFDEKALQEKLLYFPVCVSKKKKSEDETEEGLGSLPRNISSVSSLLLFNTTENLYKKYVFLDPLAGAVTKTHRTLETEKEEKPFDAPLSITKREQLDRQTAESYFYVPDLGQVPEIDVPSYLPDLPGIADDLSYSADLGPGFAPSGPTHYIPDLPTFAEESDAHASQLQSSVPPPPPPPPPPEPALAPAIPAGAPPPPPPPPPLPVDGPTEVSRAPSSGPVSRASTGASVPPDGRANLLESIRNAGGIGKAKLRDVQERKMEKKKQKEQEQAVGAASSGGDFMSDLFNKLSMRRKGISGKGPAGGDTGETPSGTSGAFARMSDVIPPLPAPHATTDDDDWEA; encoded by the exons ATGATAATAAACGTCTTCTGTTCTGTGTTGTCACATACCAGGATGGCCCAGAAGCACTGCCTGGAGGGCCAGGTGTACTCCGTGCCTCTCATCCAGTCAgacctgaggagagaggaggctatCCATCAGATAGCAGACACATTACTCTACTTGGAGACCATCTCGACGGATATCTTCAGAAG GGTGTCTGACAGTGTAGAGAAGAACCGCCGCCAGCTGCAGCGTGTAACTGACCGGATCAGACTCGCTCAGGCCCGTGTCAACAAGATCAAAGGCAGCAAGAAGGCCACCAAG gTCTTCTCCAGTGCCAAGTACCCGGCTCCAGATCGACTTCAGGATTACTCATCTATTTTTATTGAGGCTATAGACCCTTCCTCACAAAATCGTCCCCGACAAAGGATACAGAATAAACTCAGACCCTTTGATGAGAAGGCCTTGCAG GAGAAATTGCTGTATTtcccagtgtgtgtgagcaagaagaagaagtctgagGATGAGACGGAGGAGGGGCTCGGCAGTCTGCCACGCAACATCTCATCCGTCAGCTCACTGTTGCTCTTTAATACTACAGAGAAcct ATATAAGAAGTATGTGTTCCTTGATCCTCTGGCGGGAGCAGTGACAAAAACTCACAGAACACTCGagacagaaaaagaagagaagcctTTTGATGCGCCGTTGTCCATCACAAAGAGGGAACAACTGGATAGACAG ACGGCAGAGTCTTATTTCTATGTGCCAGACCTGGGTCAGGTGCCCGAGATAGATGTGCCATCCTACCTGCCTGACCTTCCAGGCATCGCAGATGACCTCTCTTACAGCGCCGACCTCGGACCCGGCTTTGCCCCATCAGGACCCACACACTACATCCCTGATCTGCCCACTTTTGCCGAGGAGAGCGATGcacatg CTTCTCAGCTCCAATCTAGtgttccacctcctccaccacctccccctcctcctgagcctgCCCTCGCTCCTGCCATTCCTGCAGgagctccccctcctcccccgcctcctccgcctcttccTGTTGACGGCCCCACAGAAGTCTCACGAGCACCAAGCTCAG GCCCGGTGTCTCGTGCTTCCACCGGTGCGTCTGTGCCGCCGGACGGCCGTGCTAATCTCCTGGAGTCCATCCGCAACGCCGGAGGCATCGGCAAGGCCAAGTTACGCGACGTCCAAGAGCgcaagatggagaagaagaaacagaaagagCAAGAGCAAG CAGTGGGAGCAGCATCTAGTGGTGGAGACTTCATGTCTGATCTCTTCAACAAACTCTCCATGCGAAGGAAAG GCATATCTGGTAAGGGTCCAGCCGGTGGGGATACAGGGGAAACTCCCAGTGGTACTAGCGGTGCATTTGCCAGGATGTCGGATGTCATCCCACCACTTCCTGCTCCACATGCGACAACAGACGATGATGACTGGGAAGCTTAA